In Nitrospinota bacterium, one DNA window encodes the following:
- a CDS encoding DUF2442 domain-containing protein — protein sequence MEKVVSVKALDGYRLEVAFSDGVQGIVPLKDRLFGPIFEPLKDAVFFQKAAVDEFGVICWPNGADLAPDALHDALKAQMQTV from the coding sequence ATGGAAAAAGTTGTTTCGGTAAAAGCGCTGGACGGATACCGTCTGGAAGTTGCCTTTTCGGACGGAGTTCAAGGCATCGTCCCGCTGAAAGACCGTCTGTTCGGCCCAATCTTTGAGCCATTGAAAGATGCCGTGTTTTTCCAAAAGGCGGCAGTGGATGAATTCGGGGTCATCTGCTGGCCCAATGGAGCGGACTTGGCGCCCGATGCCTTGCACGACGCCTTGAAAGCGCAAATGCAAACCGTCTAA
- a CDS encoding DUF4160 domain-containing protein — MPTISEFFGITIRMYYDDHASPHFHAYYGGHAAVIEIKTLQLKEGELPRRALALTLEWASYHRQELITDWKLAEEHRPLNPIAPLE, encoded by the coding sequence TTGCCGACAATAAGCGAGTTTTTCGGAATTACCATACGAATGTATTACGATGACCACGCATCGCCCCATTTTCATGCATATTATGGCGGTCATGCCGCCGTTATTGAAATAAAGACGCTTCAGTTGAAGGAGGGTGAGTTGCCCCGCCGCGCATTGGCTCTTACGCTGGAATGGGCATCATATCATCGTCAGGAATTGATAACGGATTGGAAACTGGCCGAAGAACATCGGCCCCTTAACCCTATCGCACCGTTGGAATGA